AAGATGGAGGCAAAAACtaagtttaaaaaaaaggttCACACTTCTTTTTGGATAGGTTTCAAAGTATTGAAGTTGAGGAGGGTGATtagatccaaagaaaaaaattggggAATTCAAGAGGCACAACTGCAAAGATGTTGATTGTGCATTGAAATCAGTTGAGAGGAACTCTGGATAATCTAGAGAAAGGATTTCATTCAGATCAACCAAGTTCTTTCAACCTTTGCAAGCCTTTTATGCAATCTGAGATacccaaaaggaaaaaaaaatttacatacaaGAAATAAACTATGACTGATCTATGTCCACTAACCTAAAGACACCTAAAATACATTATAATATCTCCTCCTGTTTCCAACACTTTGAGATAGCTTTTGTGGTAGAATTAGGTCTTCTCAATTCTAGGATGATATCAGAACTAATCCTATGGTTGATATCTTGGGCCTTGGGGTTAGAGATTTCTAATCCTGTAATCTTCACAATTCAAATATCCACTCCATGAGTGGATAACAGCCATGATGATGAATTAGGATTTTCCAGGTTGGAGTAAAAATAACAAGGAAAACCACCTCATCATGAGGTAGAATGATGGATAGGGTACATGCAATCCTGCTGAttaaattctcatgaaattctATTCCCCGTGAAACTTAATATTTCAGAGTCAACTGCCTTGATCACAAAGTTGTTACTTGTTAGACatatatttcattttctttactAGAATAAAAATTGTTCTGAACTTTGAATTCATTTTTTCAATTGAATGAATTTGATTGTTGAGTTTTTATGCAGGGATCATCACAAGCTGGTCCTGTGCTCACACCTGCTGAAGTCTTAATTGCAATACATGGAGTTGACCCAGAAAGAGATGGGATTCCCTTGAAAAAGGCAGGCTTGTATGATAATCATTTAAGGCATTGCAGTGATTCTTGATAGATTCTACATAACTGAAATGTTCATGTGCAGGTCACAGATGCATGTAATGCTTGCTTTGAGCAACGACAAACTTTTACCCAGGAAGTTCTTGCCAAAGTTTTGAATCAATTAGTGAGTTATTGGGAAATGGCTTTACATATTTGGAATGTATTTTCAACTTGGTCTCATCATGGAAGCTGCATGTGCCTGCAGGTTGAGCAGATTCCTCTTCCTTTACTGTTTATGCGTACAGTGTTGCAAGCAATTGGTGCTTTTCCAACGTTGGTAAGAAGCTTTTCCAAGtaaaatttatgaattataATGCAAAGGAACATGCGTGGTTCTATAGTACGTGGTGTTTaccagaatttattttttacaatgaTTGATTGCTTAGAATTATGTCTCTGTTTTTGAAATCCCAAATGATTCTCAAAGTTAAGCTGCTTATATATTATGTCtttgcttatttatttttagtgtgtGGGATGCTACCTTCTACTTAATTCCTTACTGTCACATGAAATGAACCTACCTTCACCCTTTTACCTGCTTTCAttgtttgatttgaatttgGTATTTTGGTACAAACTATTGACATTTATTAGGTGCCAGCTCTGTGAGAACTTACTAGTTCTTGGAAACTTATATCTTGGGGTGTGTTTGGTTAGGGGGGTAAAAATATGATGGAAGTTTTCATGTATGAGTAGGGTTCCATGAGTTAAATGACACATGGAACAAAATAGATCCATATTGTTAAGCCCTTAGTTTTGTCTTGTCCTTGTGGTGTGTGGCAAGTGCTACCATGCACCTTGCAATTCGACGGTGAAGATTGAGTTTACTGATACACCAATTGTGCTCATTTTAGTCACTCCCTGATTTTTCACGTTTTGAAAATTGTGGTTAACTACATTTTAGATAAAAGTTTATAGCCATGATCCTGGAGTTTCTTAGAATATCTCAAGAAAATTCTTTTTCAGGATCATGCAGGTTATTTAGAGAGAATTTAATGATACTCTTATGATTGCTGAAAATGTCCTGAAAAGGCTATGTTAATTTCGGATCACAGATAATTTTGGTCATTTTGTTTAATGTTCAGTGATTTTTACCTAATAAGCGAAGGATGTGGCATGCTTTATTGTATCAGTTATCCATTTAGGTTTCAGCTGCTCATTACTTTTTTGTGAAGATACATTATTCTCCTTTTTTAATCATTTAGtctcttaataatttttttttcttttgggaaaaaatcatatattgACATTTAGGTGGACTTTATAATGGGAATTCTCTCGCGGCTTGTGAGGAAGCaggttattattttatttacttacTTCTTTGTAAATCAATCGAGCTGTTTAGAGTTTATATGCATTACTTGTTGAAATGCTCCAGATTTGGAAATACCCAAAGTTGTGGGTGGGATTCTTGAAGTGCGCTCAGTTGACAAAACCTCAATCATTTGGAGTTTTGCTTCAGGTAACATTATGTTTTTCTTTAGGGCTAATTTTGTTCATGCTTAAATTATGATTTGTTTAAAgctgtttttttaatatttaatatttttattttttaaaaaggaagCTAGTGGATTTTATTCATTCTAAACAATGTTTAAGTTTCTTactttctaaattttaaatatatctgtTCAATGCTATAAGACAAACTGTGTTTAAAGGGACTTATATTTTACTGACTTATTTATAGTCATAGCATATGATAGTTGGCGTTATTTGATCAGCCAATTCTTTATAGTTGAAAACGTTTTGTTGCTGCTGTTGTATATTTTTACTGATGTTTTTTCTGGTGGTGTATGCATGCAAGCAGCTACCTCCAGCACAATTGGAAAATGCATTAAATAGAATTGCAGCACTAAAGGCACCATTGGTTGCTTATGCTAGCCAGCCAGATATACAGTCTACACTTCCCAGGTTCATGAGTTCACTTGGCACAGTGCTGTGAAATTGACTTTTGTTTCACATTCACTATTAAATATCATCTTgaatctgttttttttttctactttaTTTCCTGATTAATAGTtttgattctttttttctttttggggtTGTCAATTGTGTGGGTTCCCCTTTTTTTGCTTTAGGTTGGATCTCTGTTTCTTGTATTTGCCAATTTGttactgattttaaattttgaatttgtgtCCAGGTCTGTGCTGGTTGTTCTGGGAATTGTATCAGAGTCTCAGGTTACAAGTCAGGTACAAACTAGTCAAACAGAGACTGCAGAGACATCCAACTCCGAAAAGGATACGGTGACAGAAAAATCTAAAGAATCATCTACGGCTAGCTGAACTGTAAGTGGTGGAATCTATTATTCAATCAATGGAAAGCCTAGATCCAATTAGACTAACTGGTGCTGCGACTTGTCTCAATAGTATAGGGAATGAAGAACCAGTACTGATAAACTTGTCACATATACCTAGATTCTAGTTTGGCCATGCTGCTACCTCTCAATAATCTTGGGGAATGAAGAGCGAGATGAATTTGTTACAGTTAGGTAGGTCTAGATAGTTTTTGGGCATGAGCCTGTATCATTCCTTCCCTCACTAACAGGAAAACAAGCTGGTGTGATAATTTATAGGTGAAAGAATGTATATTAAAATGTGTAGTAATAATATTTTCCTCAATTTAATCCCAATTTTGGTTTCGTTGTTTGATCCTATACCAATGTTTATGTACTTGTTGGTCCTGCATTTGTTTCATTGAATTTCATGTATGTCAAAGGGTCGATGACTTAATATATCAAAGGAGCCAGGGGTTTGGTAAACTAAAATGTTGTCTCATTAGATTCTAAGCATCTATTTGCCTTCTAATGTTTACTTGTATTGAACTTGTTTTAGTTGAGATTTATAGGATAAGCTATGGTGTATAATTTATTAGCTTTAAAGTTTAATCGAATCATCTGCTGCTTGATGGAACATAAAGGGGGTAAAGTGGCATTGCCTTCAGTGGAAGGCGTTGCACCTCGTTACACTAAATGGATAGCGTTTTATTCCGAGAGGTAAAGAATCCAATTACTCTCCAAACCAAAAGATgtgcaagaaaaaaaaaaggtatacACAAAAGGTGGTGTAAATATATTTCTCTTATTCTCTGTAGGAGTGCAGTTGTTTGTCATTGCAAGTAACTTTTGCTGCTGATAGGTTGATataattaagaatttattacATTTTCATCCTATATATaacaaagaaataataaataaatgtgaACGTATACATAATATTTAACTTGCCTATAGGTGCTAAATTACGGAAGATTCTTACTATTAGACTTAAAGACGCTAATCAATATTAAGTGGATGATAGTATagaaatacaaataataatgttataatattcaattataaaattaaacttttttaatcATTATAGCATTAGCCATTTTTCAATACAGATCCATCAAGTAAAAAATATTCCTTTTGCTTCACTATATCGATACAGATTGTACtcttacattaaaaaaatagtaaataatattaattataataaacaataaaatgttCACTATAAGTTGGTTATTCAATAATGATAATTTGGCGAATACCTTTGtaattaagttttaaattttaattgaggTTGTAATTAGTATATAAATGACAAATGATAATCATTAAGAACCAAAAAGAGATTGAGAAACATCTGCATGTTGAGATAATGAGATGTTACTGTTGGTAATCCCATACTGCTAAACTCTACATTATTATGTAATTAGCTAGCATTGATACTAGGGATGTCAATGGGACGAGGGCGGGGTGGGGGATGCCTCCTTGCTCTCCATCTCCGTCCTAGATTTACTCCTCGTTTCCGTCCCTGTTTTTCGCCATGGGGGAATATTGTTCCCTATCTCCATTTTTCATAGGGCTCCATTCTTTGCGGGGACTCCATTCCCCATCTATTTGATAAttctaactaattattaattttcatatgaatagAGATGTAACTATCCATTCTatacaaaaataacaagattttatacaaaaaatctAAACGACAAAATGATGACTTCTTTCGAAATGACGCAGTGGGGAAATGCAACGGCGAGCCAGAGAATAGAGAAGTGGACAAGGTGGGAGACGCGGCAACAGAGAGGAGAATGGACACGACGACAAAGTTACGAAAAGGAACGCCGCAAATAGAGAGCACGACGCAGTGAGGATCATGGCACGATGAGGTGTGACGATGCGGTGAGAAGGGAGAGCGGCGAGAGAGTGGTTGCTGAGAGGTTGGATGGAGTATGGATAACGTTAGGAATTTTTGAATTGAAGAAGAGTTATGCAAATGAGAATTAAGAGTTTTgggtttgtgtgtgtgtgtgaaatgactaaaaaatatatatgagaaaTAAACTATTAAGGACAATTcagtaaatttataaatttcgGGAATTAGCGGGAATGGGACAAGGATCCCCGCTCGAGTCCTCGCGCCTGTCTCGGGGGAATTTTGTCCCCCGTCCATTGTGTGAAATGACCAAAAAACATATATGAGAAATAAACTATTAAGGACAATTAAGTAAATTTATAAACTTCGAAAATTAGCGGGGATGGGGCAGGGATTCCCACTCGAGTCCCCGCCTGTCTCGGGAGAATTTTGTCCCCCGTCCTCGTTCTCACGGGAAAAATTCCCCATAGTCGGATCCCCATTCCGACAGTTCCCGCAGAGATCCCCATGTCTGAGGGAGTTTTGCCATCCCTAATTGATACTATTACAAAGACCAAAATGAATATTAAAAGTTAACccaaatagaaaaacaaaatagaaaaacaatataaTTAGAATGAAATCATCTATaccaatattattttttatttaaatttaattttaatataccaTCAATATAAATGTAcgtatttataaattttaattacgtaataataattttttatattgacgACGTTAATTATTATCTAAAAATAGCGGGTATAAAAACGTTATCATGTGATTGTATCAAGatgaatatttcttttttaaagtgacacttaaaaattaaaatgaaataaactTGGGCCTAGTAATTCGACACCAATGTTTTTTTACCTAGTACTCAGTGGTGTGTGACACAAGTGCAACTGTCATTTGTTGTTTTGAGCCCAGATATGTTTTATGTTTCTGTGTAAACCAAACCACTGCTTCGTCTGTTCCTTCTTTTCACCGGTGATTACTGATTACACACGTTTCTCCGGCCACAACAAAAATAACTGAGGAATCGGAGggagaaaaatatagaaaaagaaaaaaggaaaaattagagatagaaagaagaagagatgggTGTGGACTACTACAAAATTCTACAGGTAGATCGAGGTGCGAAAGATGATGATCTCAAGAAAGCGTATCGGAAGCTTGCAATGAAGTGGCACCCTGACAAGAACCCTAACAACAAGAAGGAAGCTGAGGCCAAATTCAAGCAAATCTCTGAAGCCTATGATGTATGTGTTTTATTGCCCTATCTCAAATTACTCAATGTTATGTGAAATTGTGAATTGAATTGGgttgttaaaaagaaaaaaaaggaatttgAGGTTTTAGGGtgtaaatttttcattttttttttgtgattttcgaTCATTGGGATTTTGGGGTTTTGCTAGGAATTCGATTTGCGAATAGGTGGAGTGAACATTATCTATCTTAATTTTCTGCATGTAATGTGAATTACgttgtgcaaaaaaaaaaagcaggtGTTTTTTGCGACCAATTTTCCTACTTTTTCTGGGTTTAGAATTAGAGTTTGTTGGGTGTCAATTTATCCAATTTTTGCGATTTCGATAATTGGAAATATGAGTTTTTGCTAGTAATTTGATTGGTGAACACGTGTTGAGTGAACTTCATCTCTTTCAATTTACTCAATGTTTTTGAATTAGGTTGTGCGGAAAAcagtgtttctgggccaaattTACTCCTTTTTTTGTTGTTCTGTGAACAATAGGTGTTGAGTGATCCACAAAAACGAGCAGTTTATGATCAGTATGGAGAGGAGGGATTGAAGGGGCAGGTGCCACCCCCAGGAGCTGGTGGATTTTCCGCTGCAGATGGTGGGCCAACGACGTTCCGGTTCAACCCCAGAAGTGCTGATGATATTTTCTCCgagttttttgggttttcaagCCCCTTTGGTGGAATGGGTGATATGGGCGGCCGTCCAGGTGCATCTGGATTTCCCAGGGGCATGTTTGGTGATGATATCTTCACTTCCTTTAGGCATCCAGCTGGAGAAGGCTCTACCAATATGCCAAGGAAAAGTGCACCGATCGAGAGAACACTGCAGTGCAGTTTGGAGGATTTGTACAAAGGGACCACCAAGAAAATGAAGATCTCCAGGGATGTTACAGATGCCAGCGGGTGAGCTATTTACTCTTAACTTATTTGCATGTTTCATATTTCTTTTACTTCCATGAGGAAACATGAAGTTGCTTGCACAGTTGCActgattgttttatttaaactcaattctaatttcaaagtcAGTTTTCGATCTTACATTACTATTTAGCTGTGATTTTCTGATCTTGTTGATAGATAAGAATTGAGCTATCCCATTGCCATCTTATATGCTCAGTCTTATGCTAGGATCTTTATTTTTGTCACGGTAATTGTAGACCTGTGTTCTTAGTAGTGTTCTAAAATTTTTCCAAGATACCAGTTGAAACAAATtgcttataaattataataacttTTCTCTTCCATTCAAACTAGTTATGTAGATGAATCAtgatttccttttgttttttttcgttttataaatatattctgTTAAATGAGCAGGGCCTATGACAAAATATGTTAGTGCATGCACATCTTGTATTGGATTAGCAAATCTCATTTTTGGCGCAGAGTCAGCCCAAAAGTGATACCACTTTTTTTTCATGAAAGCAAAAGTTTCAAAGAGAAGAAGTCCccctaaaataataactagaaGGCACATATTTTACTCTAATCTTCTGAAGGATCTTGTTAGGTATCTTGAGACAATACCATTTATGCTTCTTCGTTTCAATAGCTAAAGGGAAACTGGAAATGAATCTATCGTGAAAATGAGGATGCTAAATGTAAAGCTGAAATAGGGATAAAGGATATATTTATTGACATTGAAGTAATAAAGGGGACTTAAATTAGCCAGTGTGTAAGTATTTGTTTAAGTCCATTATTAGTTGAAGAAGAGACCACTTATGATATTATGCTAACAATGCTGTGTACATTGAAGACCTTTGAATACACAAATCCTGATATTGACATAGCAGATGTATGCTGTTGTGTTTtatgttgttcatgaatgttagtTGAGCTGCGATGTAATGAACTCAATGCCTGCCTTACATTCTGGACAAATATGCATAGTATGCAGATATAACTGATAgatcaaacaattcaaagatCGTAAGGTACCCCCAAGTCTTTGAGTATGACTTGTTACAAATGTTGTTAAATTGGATTAAGATCACCTTATTTGGCCAGACAGTTGTTTTAGGGGTTGAATATGTGAGGTGGGTGGATTGGAAGTTGTGTTATTCTCGTTAGAGATGTCAAAGGTTTTGGGTCATGCCTCTAGATCTCATGTTTCAAGTGAAATGTGCAAATTGTTTCGATGCTCATTACCTTTTAGATGAGGTCTGAGTTATGATTGATATGTGTATTGCATGCTGAAACATAATGCATGTCAGTTGATTGatgttcataaaaaataatcccATTTTCATGAATGTCGGTTAAGTTGCTAACTCAGACATGGTAATTAAGTATTTTATATGCTTATTATAAAATGATTAACTTCTTTGCATAGAGAAGGAATGAAACACCATGCCTGAGAAATAAGTATATGTTCCTCTGTTTTTTGTTCTCGGATATGAACATATCTAATGCACATTTCAGAAACAGTTTTTTGCGCCTTCAAGGTGTCGAATTTTACACTATTCAGTTGCAAATATTGTTACTTgtctttctattttattcattGGTACAAGAAATTTTCAGGTTAACAGAAAAGAGGAAACTAGAATAGTATTAATTGTGACTATGACTATTTAATCTACTGTatgttttttcttcttgtgtagGAGAGCCACCACAGTAGAGGAAATTCTGACAATAGAGATCAAGCCAGGTTGGAAGAAGGGAACAAAAATAACTTTCCCGGAGAAGGGGAATGAACAGCGAGGAGTTATACCGGCTGACCTAGTTTTCATTATTGATGAGAAGCCTCATAGCCTCTTCAAGAGAGATGGCAATGATCTTGTTGTGACACAGAAGATTTCTCTAGTAGAAGCTCTCACGGGTTACACGGCGCAACTGACAACCCTTGATGGGCGAAGCATCTCCGTCCCCATCAACTCCATCATTAGTCCGTCATATGAAGAAGTCGTCAAAGGCGAGGGCATGCCAATCCCCAAAGAACCTTCCAAAAGGGGGAACTTGAGAATCAAGTTCAATATCAAGTTTCCATCGAGGCTTACGTCGGAGCAAAAAGCCGGCATTAAGCGGTTATTGACCTCTCCATAATAAAACAATGGTGGTAGCTCTCCCTACCACTGCACCATACCCATGTAAGATTGCAATTATTTTGATTCTCAGCCTTTGATTTTCCACACGGAAATTCTTGCCTTTGTGAACTGGGTTTTCAATTAGAACAGTGTATTTAACTTTTATTTAGAAGTTTGTTATTtgtttgttgcttctttcaTGTGTTATTTAGTTTTTTGGTAATTTGGGTGAAAAATTCTCTTTTAAGTCTTATTAACAACCACTTGCACTTTTTGTTTCTCGTGTTTTTGGGAGAGTTCAACTCATTTGTAATTGCATATTAGGGTTCTTTGTTTAACCATTTCAGCGATCTAAATGCATATTGCAGAAATTGTGGAAACTACTTATATCATGTTTAGATTTAACTTATTTCATTCCATCATGCTCGTCAAAAATTGCATTAACTTATATTCTTAATATGATTTTGTCTCGACCCACATAGTTTGAGCAGaaatgaaggaaaaaaaaaaaaacaaaaaagggaaagaaaagttTGTCAAAATAGGCCAAAATATGAGTTGCATAAGCGGCACTCTCAATttacatcaatttttttattataaaattttaaaaatagaaaatattgaaagtaaaaataaaaattttctgggcactaaattttcttttacttcTCAAATATTAGAcaaatatgacaaaaaaaaaagggagctTAGATGTGTTTATGTTGAGCGGTTATTGTGACATGTAAATCGAGGAGTGAAGTTGATCatcgaaaaaatatatatataaggataatgattaaaaaaatgtgattataTTAAAACCTAAAAAATTCATGTAATTTATCCGCTACAATAATAGTCATTATTGTCAATAATACATATCTTGATTTTGATTAAGAGAGAGCATGCAATTTAATctaaaatttagttaatatgGCTTTAAGAGTATATATTAAGGTtataaattagcaaatttatataaaatatatcaaCTTTAAGgtttcaatatatttatttttcttatacatTTATTGAagtagaaaattttaaaatatcttaacaTGTATTTTGAAGACACACATTAGTTAAACttctttaatataatataatattgattgaaaaaaaatctaatataatattGACAAATATACAAGTAACTTCATGAGTTGACTTtccattttaaaataagttttgaCATTTGTTATATATGAAGTGGATCTTCTATTGTCTTGATATTAAAATAGCTTTCCTGAAAATCTATAATGTCAATATTAATAATCTTCTACCAGAtctaaaaatgacaaaaaaacacatttttttatatcctgatttaaattaataaataaataatttctgttatttaaataaaaaagagtcTATTTTAAGTGATTATTGGTTCTTGCTTATATTACTTTTATCTAAGAGAATTCACGGtataattttttggtttttagaaaataaaaatagtaagttccatatattattattattattattattattattattattattattattattaggagaGCTATATTATCAACAGTATATCTTTACCCTTAATAAAGtggtagaagaaaaaaaaattctttggTCTCAATATTAACTTTCAAAATACctttatttttacaatttagtttataaatttcaaataagAGTGCGTATCAATTATAGATataaaaaaactatttaaataaataaataaaactacttCTACGTAAATTACTAAGTCTAGTATCGATATAACCAATTTTTATTAACCGAGTATTAAGTTTATATATTTGTTTAAGCAAATATTCAAAGAATAAATTAGTCAtgcctacttttttttttaacggtaaaattacacttaatttttctttccaaaataaGAGAGAGCGAAGAATGCTAAACTTGAATCAAAGGATATCATTCCCTTTTAAAATTACTttgcaatttaatttaatttaatataatttagttTAAAGTCTTAAGAAATAAGAGTGTATTCTGGCTCTGACTGTGTCTTACTACTTAGCTTTCCTTTCATTCCTTCGAATCACATCACAaatctcaattcaattcaattcatttcatttcatgcatcactttcttcttcttcttcttcttcctcttcctccttctcttctcccttcccAAACCTCCTTCTAGAACCTTCTCCAAACCCCTCTTAACTTAGATCTGAATTCTTATATGGAAATGGGTTCGAGCCCCCGCACCGTTGAAGAAATCTTCAAGGATTACTCTTCTCGCAGAACCGCCATCGTTCGCGCTTTAACTCAAggtaattttctatttttttttttccatttttttcccttaaaacAAAGCCTCCTTTTTTGGTACTTCACCGTTCGAAAATTCACATGTCCATATACATGTTTCTGACACTGTTTTTTTCTAATTTGGTCTCAGATGTTGATGAATTTTATGGGCTCTGCGATCCAGGTAAAACGCTTATCCCCGATCTGTGTTGTTCTTATGTTAATTTTAcgtaaaaatatgttttttttttcttttcataactGTTCTTAAGATTTTGAAGTTGTGGTTTTCTGTGTGAATTGTGCGGGCCTAGTTTCTGAATTACAGTGGTTAGAGTTgaccttttttatttattttttcgtaGATTTCTATGTGGGAAAAAAAATGAGGGGATAAAATAAAAGTCAAAGTTTTTGCATGCCCCatgtgttgttgttgtttactTACTCTCtggttttattttttcttcatttttaaatatttttaaattacaaaaatgccactttatgtttaatttgttttctgttttttggattttgttatttcagtgtattttaattttcttaaaaagaaacaattattgTTGTTAACTTGTTATTAATCTTTTGTTTAGTAACTTTTCGTTTGTTTGTTGTTCCATTTGATTCAAAGTTTATCTGGTGTGTTTGGTCTTTGGTGTTTTAAGAAAAGGAGAACTTGTGCCTTTACGGACATCCAAATGAGTCCTGGGAAGTGACCCTGCCAGCTGAGGAAGTTCCACCAGAGCTTCCAGAGCCGGCTCTGGGAATCAATTTTGCTAGAGATGGCATGAACCGCAGGGATTGGCTTTCTCTAGTTGCTGTGCACAGTGATTCATGGTTGCTCTCAGTTGCCTTTTATCTTGGAGCCCGACTTAACCGCAATGAGAGGTACATGTTACAATGTAGTTTTGATTTGGATTTATGCATTTGGTAGTAATTTATGTAACTCATGGACTTGCTTAATCAATTAGCTCCCTATGAAATGTTTAGAAATTATCAGTTGAATCTGTACTTGTGGCTGAAAATGCAACATTCTGTATCATAGTGGATAAATTAATGTCT
This sequence is a window from Arachis duranensis cultivar V14167 chromosome 2, aradu.V14167.gnm2.J7QH, whole genome shotgun sequence. Protein-coding genes within it:
- the LOC107475155 gene encoding uncharacterized protein LOC107475155, whose translation is MGVDYYKILQVDRGAKDDDLKKAYRKLAMKWHPDKNPNNKKEAEAKFKQISEAYDVLSDPQKRAVYDQYGEEGLKGQVPPPGAGGFSAADGGPTTFRFNPRSADDIFSEFFGFSSPFGGMGDMGGRPGASGFPRGMFGDDIFTSFRHPAGEGSTNMPRKSAPIERTLQCSLEDLYKGTTKKMKISRDVTDASGRATTVEEILTIEIKPGWKKGTKITFPEKGNEQRGVIPADLVFIIDEKPHSLFKRDGNDLVVTQKISLVEALTGYTAQLTTLDGRSISVPINSIISPSYEEVVKGEGMPIPKEPSKRGNLRIKFNIKFPSRLTSEQKAGIKRLLTSP